A genomic region of Fusobacterium perfoetens contains the following coding sequences:
- a CDS encoding MBL fold metallo-hydrolase, producing the protein MENIKYGLLGYGGAFSSDEENLNNSFYLKVKDDNKDEIFLIDCGEMNFHKVKNLIEELKEGKVNVYITHLHPDHIGGLTTLYFYMKIIRPNIEFKIFSPGKKSAEEIKILMRLMGADKEGIDRTVEYFSETFVAKYTDGEILFKGHTVKHSENMESFGYEILLKKGNEQKTLWFSGDCSLSQNSEIKNIIEKADIVFHEMTIYKTPVHTNAEEYIKFYSKEICEKTIPMHLGNEELEKVKEIMKRKNISIDFIEKFYSNKREIEDFKSMEID; encoded by the coding sequence ATGGAAAATATAAAATATGGACTTCTTGGATATGGAGGTGCTTTTTCTTCTGATGAAGAAAATCTAAATAATTCATTTTACTTAAAAGTAAAAGATGATAATAAAGATGAAATATTTTTAATAGATTGTGGAGAAATGAATTTTCATAAAGTTAAAAATCTAATAGAGGAATTAAAGGAAGGAAAAGTTAATGTATATATAACTCATCTTCATCCAGATCATATAGGCGGGTTGACAACTTTGTATTTTTATATGAAAATTATAAGACCAAATATAGAATTTAAAATTTTTTCTCCAGGGAAAAAATCAGCAGAGGAAATAAAAATATTAATGAGGCTAATGGGAGCTGATAAAGAAGGTATAGATAGAACAGTTGAATATTTTTCAGAGACCTTTGTGGCAAAGTATACTGATGGGGAAATATTATTTAAAGGTCATACAGTAAAACATTCTGAAAATATGGAATCTTTTGGATATGAAATTCTATTGAAAAAAGGAAATGAACAAAAAACTTTATGGTTTTCAGGAGACTGTTCTTTAAGCCAAAATAGTGAGATAAAAAATATAATAGAAAAGGCAGATATAGTTTTTCATGAGATGACAATATATAAAACTCCTGTTCATACTAATGCAGAAGAATATATAAAATTTTATTCAAAAGAAATTTGTGAAAAAACAATTCCTATGCATTTAGGAAACGAAGAACTTGAAAAAGTAAAAGAAATTATGAAAAGAAAAAATATAAGTATAGATTTTATAGAAAAATTTTATTCTAATAAAAGGGAAATAGAAGATTTTAAAAGTATGGAGATAGACTAA
- a CDS encoding sugar phosphate isomerase/epimerase family protein, which translates to MKIGIETESFHLFFQYGKMNVLDFIRKAAEIGFEGVELNIIPGWGIDKALGQVGDDTKENLDAIRDEIKKYGLYAEIDTNGTSEADMKRALRVAHHIGADVIRTYIRFNKFDAAAYEQTLQDLKNIVPELKKYRIKIALENHEYETAEEVVKIVKEVNSCWVGVHYDFGNSMMVWEDPVHAAEIMAPYAYCTHFKDHIIVEDKDAPYGYVVCGVPVGEGNIDLDTCFKIMVEKSPLTRINMEMCFPYCTPFKREPGTGGIEKVGEGAFKVEEAPYDRNIIKPLDYYFPHKAVSEEFMEKMMEDQLKGAEKGYKALKALRDKYCGK; encoded by the coding sequence ATGAAAATAGGAATAGAAACAGAAAGTTTCCACCTTTTTTTCCAATATGGAAAAATGAATGTTTTAGATTTTATCAGAAAGGCTGCTGAAATAGGATTTGAAGGAGTTGAACTTAATATCATTCCTGGTTGGGGAATTGATAAAGCTCTTGGACAAGTGGGAGATGACACAAAAGAAAATCTTGATGCCATTAGAGACGAAATAAAAAAATACGGACTTTATGCCGAAATTGATACAAACGGAACTTCAGAAGCTGATATGAAAAGAGCTCTAAGAGTTGCACATCATATTGGTGCTGATGTAATAAGAACTTATATCAGATTTAATAAATTTGATGCTGCTGCATATGAGCAAACTTTACAAGACTTAAAAAATATTGTTCCTGAGTTAAAAAAATATAGAATCAAAATAGCTTTAGAAAATCATGAATATGAAACAGCAGAAGAAGTTGTAAAAATAGTGAAAGAAGTAAATTCTTGCTGGGTTGGAGTTCATTACGATTTTGGAAATTCAATGATGGTTTGGGAAGATCCTGTTCATGCTGCTGAAATTATGGCTCCATACGCTTACTGCACACATTTCAAAGATCATATAATTGTAGAAGATAAAGATGCACCTTATGGATATGTAGTTTGTGGTGTTCCTGTAGGAGAAGGAAATATTGACTTAGATACTTGTTTTAAAATTATGGTTGAAAAATCTCCTCTTACAAGAATAAATATGGAAATGTGTTTCCCTTACTGTACACCATTTAAAAGAGAACCTGGAACAGGAGGAATTGAAAAAGTTGGAGAAGGAGCATTTAAAGTTGAAGAAGCACCTTATGATAGAAATATTATAAAACCTCTTGATTATTACTTCCCTCACAAAGCAGTATCAGAAGAGTTTATGGAAAAAATGATGGAAGACCAGTTAAAAGGAGCAGAAAAAGGTTACAAAGCATTAAAAGCTCTTAGAGATAAATATTGTGGTAAATAA
- a CDS encoding rhodanese-like domain-containing protein, producing the protein MKELYKRISQEKAKEMMEDLKEYIILDVRTKAEYESGHIKGAVNVPNEEIYDEEILDIDFDTPIFVYCRSGHRSLNASAKLGLIGYTNIYEFGGINTWKYEIEI; encoded by the coding sequence ATGAAAGAATTATATAAAAGAATATCACAAGAAAAAGCAAAAGAAATGATGGAAGATTTAAAAGAATATATCATATTAGATGTGAGAACAAAAGCAGAATATGAAAGTGGTCATATAAAAGGTGCAGTGAATGTTCCAAATGAAGAGATTTATGATGAAGAAATTTTAGATATAGATTTTGATACTCCCATTTTTGTTTATTGCAGAAGTGGACATAGAAGTTTAAATGCGTCAGCAAAGCTTGGACTTATTGGCTATACAAATATTTATGAATTTGGTGGTATAAATACATGGAAATATGAAATAGAAATATAA
- a CDS encoding MFS transporter, whose translation METIKTQKQKFITLLVMMLISGTMYKVYFLMDAFYVQMQDFMGLSHTQIGFIYSVAGWISQFGFLAATYISDKFSKRKMIAFALIANGITGGIISTYPQFSVLVVLFCMCAIFTDMLCWPTVLKTIRLLGTKEEQGRMFGFLETGRGLTDTIVNFSALAIFVAMGSNAFGFRCSIIFFSAISIIAGVLAYITVEDDKKEESSEKENKKEKSSIKDIFTDKGVWLVSVNIFMIYCLYSGLKYLVPFLREAYNIPAALASAYGIINMYGLKMVGGPIGGIISDKVTHSATKFIRIMFVISAISLGAYTLLPHGSMSVYVTMIISLIISAFVFCMRAIFFAPMDEINVPKQLTGAAMSLGSFIGYLPGAFIAIIYGRILDTNPGISGYMKVFMIMATIAVIGFFISYFLIKEIKKRQTKE comes from the coding sequence ATGGAGACTATAAAAACACAAAAACAGAAATTCATAACTCTTTTGGTTATGATGTTAATAAGCGGAACTATGTATAAAGTTTATTTCTTAATGGATGCTTTCTATGTACAAATGCAAGATTTTATGGGATTATCTCATACTCAAATAGGATTTATTTATAGTGTAGCTGGTTGGATTTCACAATTTGGATTTTTAGCTGCAACATATATAAGTGATAAATTTTCAAAAAGAAAGATGATTGCCTTTGCCCTTATTGCAAATGGAATTACAGGAGGAATTATTTCAACATACCCTCAGTTTTCAGTTTTAGTTGTCCTTTTCTGTATGTGTGCTATTTTTACAGATATGCTTTGCTGGCCGACTGTTCTTAAAACAATAAGACTTCTTGGAACAAAAGAAGAACAAGGAAGAATGTTTGGTTTCTTAGAAACAGGGCGTGGACTTACTGATACAATTGTAAATTTTTCAGCACTTGCAATTTTTGTAGCTATGGGAAGTAATGCTTTTGGTTTCAGATGTTCTATTATATTCTTCAGTGCAATTTCAATAATAGCAGGAGTCCTTGCTTATATAACAGTTGAAGATGATAAAAAAGAAGAAAGCTCTGAAAAAGAAAATAAGAAAGAAAAATCAAGCATTAAGGATATCTTCACAGATAAAGGTGTCTGGCTTGTATCAGTTAATATATTTATGATTTACTGTTTATACTCAGGTCTTAAATATCTTGTTCCTTTCTTAAGAGAAGCATATAATATTCCAGCTGCTCTTGCATCAGCTTATGGAATAATAAATATGTATGGATTAAAAATGGTAGGAGGACCTATTGGAGGAATTATTTCTGATAAAGTTACTCATTCAGCTACTAAATTTATAAGAATCATGTTTGTAATCTCAGCTATCTCACTTGGAGCTTATACTTTACTTCCTCATGGTTCTATGAGTGTATATGTTACTATGATAATATCTCTTATTATTTCAGCATTTGTTTTCTGTATGAGAGCTATTTTCTTTGCTCCTATGGACGAAATTAATGTACCTAAACAATTAACAGGAGCTGCAATGTCACTTGGATCATTTATAGGATATCTGCCAGGAGCATTCATAGCCATTATTTATGGAAGAATTCTTGATACAAACCCTGGAATATCAGGTTATATGAAAGTCTTTATGATTATGGCCACAATAGCAGTTATCGGATTTTTCATCAGCTACTTCTTAATAAAAGAAATTAAAAAAAGACAAACAAAAGAATAA
- a CDS encoding HAD family hydrolase, which translates to MVGAFFDIDGTICRDSLLTEHFKKMIKYELIDSLEYEEKVRDTYMMWAERVGDYDGYLLRLTETYVNAMIGISVKDNDFVSDQVMKLKGNRVYKYTRDRIKWHKEQGHKVIFISGSPDFLVRRMAEKWGADDYKGSTYHVEDGKFSGVISPMWDSRNKIKSLNMFCEKYGIDLEKSYAYGDTSGDYSMLKSVGNPITINPSKEFLDKLRADKEIYDKVQVIVERKDVIYKMDLNVQDL; encoded by the coding sequence ATGGTAGGAGCATTTTTTGATATAGACGGAACAATATGCAGAGATTCTCTTTTAACAGAACATTTTAAGAAAATGATAAAGTATGAGCTTATAGATTCACTTGAGTATGAAGAAAAAGTGAGAGATACATATATGATGTGGGCTGAAAGAGTAGGAGATTATGACGGATATCTTTTAAGACTTACAGAAACTTATGTAAATGCTATGATAGGAATTTCAGTAAAAGATAATGATTTTGTTTCAGATCAGGTTATGAAACTTAAAGGAAACAGAGTATATAAATATACAAGAGACAGAATAAAGTGGCATAAAGAACAAGGACACAAAGTTATTTTCATTTCAGGAAGCCCAGATTTTCTTGTGAGAAGAATGGCAGAAAAATGGGGCGCAGATGATTACAAAGGATCTACTTATCATGTGGAAGATGGAAAATTTTCTGGTGTGATAAGTCCTATGTGGGATTCAAGAAACAAAATTAAAAGTCTTAATATGTTTTGTGAAAAATATGGAATTGACTTGGAAAAAAGTTATGCCTATGGAGACACAAGTGGAGATTACAGCATGTTGAAATCTGTAGGAAATCCTATTACAATAAATCCATCAAAGGAATTTTTAGATAAGCTGAGAGCAGATAAAGAGATTTATGATAAAGTTCAGGTTATTGTAGAAAGAAAAGATGTTATTTATAAAATGGATTTAAATGTTCAAGACTTATAA
- a CDS encoding glucose 1-dehydrogenase, translating into MKKDIFSLKGKTAIITGAGNGIGKAAALILAENGVNVVCGDLHLETAEATAVEAQKFGVKAIGVACDVTKEKELEDLVKKAVEAMGRINILVNNAGGGGGGREKFDTLTLEYIEKIYRLNVFSIYKLSQLCLPYMNQDKYGSIINISSMAGQMTSHNMSVYGSSKAAINQLTKYMAVDLGPYIRVNAIAPGAIKTDALKSVLTDEMEKKMLVNTPLKVLGETIDIANTILYFASPMSKWVSGQVIAVNGGGTQSLE; encoded by the coding sequence TTGAAAAAAGATATATTTAGTTTAAAAGGTAAAACAGCTATTATAACAGGAGCAGGAAATGGAATAGGAAAAGCAGCTGCTCTTATTTTAGCAGAAAATGGAGTTAATGTTGTATGTGGAGATCTTCATCTTGAAACAGCAGAAGCAACAGCTGTAGAAGCTCAAAAATTTGGAGTAAAAGCTATAGGTGTAGCTTGTGATGTTACAAAAGAAAAAGAACTTGAAGATCTTGTAAAAAAAGCAGTAGAAGCTATGGGAAGAATAAATATTCTTGTAAATAATGCAGGAGGTGGAGGAGGAGGAAGAGAAAAGTTTGATACTCTTACACTTGAATATATTGAAAAAATTTATAGATTAAATGTATTCAGCATTTATAAATTATCTCAGCTTTGTTTACCTTATATGAATCAGGACAAATATGGTTCTATCATTAATATAAGTTCTATGGCAGGGCAGATGACATCTCACAACATGAGTGTATATGGAAGTTCAAAAGCTGCAATAAATCAGCTTACTAAATATATGGCTGTTGATTTAGGACCTTATATAAGAGTAAATGCTATAGCCCCAGGAGCTATAAAAACTGATGCTTTAAAATCTGTTCTTACAGATGAAATGGAAAAGAAAATGCTTGTAAATACTCCGTTAAAAGTTTTAGGAGAAACAATAGATATTGCTAATACTATTTTATATTTCGCAAGCCCTATGTCAAAATGGGTAAGTGGACAGGTGATAGCAGTTAATGGTGGAGGAACACAAAGTCTAGAATAA
- a CDS encoding alanine/glycine:cation symporter family protein, which yields MLEKIANFIWGDWLVALIFITGIRYTFLLKGIQFKKFPYILKKTFFVKRKEEDKNKITPIQALTAALGSCIGNGNIVGVATAVMFGGPGALFWMWIAACIGMAVKYGEITFGIKFREKNDIGEYNGGPMYYISKGLNMKFLGILYGVLLLIQNSGGTLIQGNVIKDIFFDFLKITPVMTSIIVVLFIGFVIAGGFKRLVKTMDKIVPFMTCFYFLAGLLIIGINIERIPELFKIIFESAFGMMPAVAGTLGFTVKQSLRYGISRGIYSNEAGEGTAAIFYSKITAKENEDYGLYGIMEVFIDTIIVCSISGIVALLYIDYSQILSPTQVMINAFQSVHYSFRYFLGVSMVLFGMTSVLGQWILGRESFKSIVDNFTVGKDYGKYYDIIFLIILCLAPHFSFQTVWYIQDIALGLLILPNLFALNKLGKLIKINK from the coding sequence ATGTTAGAAAAAATAGCAAATTTTATTTGGGGAGATTGGCTTGTAGCACTTATATTTATTACTGGAATACGGTATACATTTCTTTTGAAAGGGATTCAGTTTAAAAAATTTCCCTATATTTTAAAGAAAACTTTTTTTGTTAAAAGAAAAGAAGAAGATAAAAATAAAATAACACCAATTCAAGCATTAACAGCTGCCCTTGGCAGTTGTATAGGAAATGGAAATATTGTTGGAGTTGCTACTGCAGTTATGTTTGGAGGACCAGGAGCTTTATTTTGGATGTGGATTGCAGCATGTATAGGTATGGCAGTAAAATATGGAGAAATAACTTTTGGAATAAAATTTAGAGAAAAAAATGATATAGGAGAATATAATGGTGGTCCTATGTACTATATCTCTAAAGGACTTAATATGAAATTTTTAGGAATTTTATATGGAGTTCTTCTTCTTATTCAAAATTCAGGAGGAACTTTAATTCAAGGAAATGTAATTAAAGATATTTTCTTTGACTTTTTAAAAATAACTCCTGTGATGACTTCAATAATAGTTGTGTTATTTATAGGATTTGTCATTGCTGGTGGGTTTAAAAGACTTGTAAAAACAATGGATAAAATTGTGCCTTTTATGACTTGTTTTTATTTTTTAGCTGGTCTTTTAATTATAGGAATAAATATAGAAAGAATACCTGAATTATTTAAAATTATATTTGAATCAGCATTTGGAATGATGCCTGCAGTTGCTGGGACACTAGGATTTACAGTAAAACAGTCTCTTCGTTATGGAATTTCTCGTGGAATTTACTCTAATGAAGCAGGAGAAGGAACAGCAGCTATATTTTATTCAAAAATAACAGCAAAAGAAAATGAAGATTATGGACTTTATGGGATAATGGAAGTCTTTATAGATACAATAATAGTTTGCTCTATTTCTGGAATAGTAGCATTATTATATATTGATTATTCTCAGATTTTAAGTCCAACACAAGTTATGATAAATGCATTTCAAAGCGTTCACTATAGTTTTAGATATTTTCTTGGAGTTTCAATGGTCCTTTTTGGAATGACATCTGTTCTTGGACAATGGATACTAGGAAGAGAATCTTTTAAAAGTATAGTTGATAATTTTACAGTTGGAAAAGATTATGGGAAATACTATGATATTATTTTTCTTATAATATTATGTTTAGCTCCTCATTTTTCTTTTCAAACTGTTTGGTATATACAGGATATTGCTTTAGGATTACTCATTCTCCCTAATTTATTTGCCCTTAATAAATTAGGAAAATTGATAAAAATAAATAAATAA
- the groL gene encoding chaperonin GroEL (60 kDa chaperone family; promotes refolding of misfolded polypeptides especially under stressful conditions; forms two stacked rings of heptamers to form a barrel-shaped 14mer; ends can be capped by GroES; misfolded proteins enter the barrel where they are refolded when GroES binds): MAKLIKFNEDARKKLEAGVDALANAVKITLGPKGRNVILEKAYGSPLITNDGVSIAREIELEDPFENLGAKLIKEVATKANDVAGDGTTTATILAQNIVKEGLKIVSAGANPMFIKKGIDKAAKEVVRNLQEKAKKVQSNSEIEQVASISAGDNEIGKLIAEAMAKVGETGVITVEEAKSLETTLEVVEGMQFDKGYISPHMVTDPVRMEAVLENPYVLITDKKISSMKDLLPLLEKIVQASKPLLIIADDLEGEALTTLVINNLRGTLNVAAVKAPAFGDRRKAMLEDIAVLTGGTVVSEEMGMKLEEVGLEVLGSAKKIKVTKDNTTIVDGGGKSEAISDRISQIKAQIGETSSSYDIEKMQERIAKLSGGVAVIKVGAVTETEMKDKKLRIEDALNATKAAVEEGIVPGGGVAFIEILKAMENFKLEGEEGMGVEIVKKALMSPLKQIAINAGLDGGVVAEKVKNLPDGFGLDASKEEYVDMMAEGIIDPAKVTRSAIQNAASIASLILTTEVVVADKKEPTQVPAGHPDMMM; encoded by the coding sequence ATGGCAAAATTAATAAAATTTAATGAAGATGCAAGAAAAAAATTAGAAGCAGGTGTAGATGCTCTTGCTAATGCAGTTAAAATAACTTTAGGACCAAAGGGAAGAAATGTTATTCTTGAAAAAGCATATGGTTCACCTCTTATTACAAATGATGGTGTATCTATTGCAAGAGAAATAGAACTTGAAGATCCTTTTGAAAATCTTGGAGCAAAACTTATAAAAGAAGTAGCTACAAAGGCAAATGATGTGGCAGGAGATGGAACTACAACAGCAACAATTTTAGCTCAGAATATAGTTAAAGAAGGACTTAAAATTGTAAGTGCTGGAGCAAATCCTATGTTTATTAAAAAAGGTATAGATAAAGCAGCTAAAGAAGTTGTAAGAAATCTTCAAGAAAAAGCTAAAAAAGTTCAGTCAAATAGTGAGATTGAACAAGTAGCTTCTATATCTGCAGGAGATAATGAAATAGGAAAACTTATTGCTGAAGCTATGGCAAAAGTAGGAGAAACAGGTGTAATTACAGTTGAAGAAGCTAAATCACTTGAAACAACTCTTGAAGTTGTGGAAGGAATGCAGTTTGATAAAGGATATATTTCACCACATATGGTAACAGATCCTGTAAGAATGGAAGCTGTTCTTGAAAATCCATATGTTTTAATCACTGATAAAAAGATTTCAAGTATGAAAGATCTTCTTCCTCTTCTTGAAAAGATAGTTCAAGCTTCAAAACCTCTTCTTATTATAGCAGATGATCTTGAAGGAGAAGCTCTTACAACTCTTGTAATAAATAATCTTCGTGGAACATTAAATGTTGCTGCAGTAAAAGCTCCTGCTTTTGGAGACAGAAGAAAAGCAATGCTTGAAGATATAGCTGTTTTAACAGGAGGTACTGTTGTAAGTGAAGAAATGGGAATGAAACTTGAAGAGGTTGGTCTTGAAGTTTTAGGTTCTGCTAAAAAAATTAAAGTAACTAAAGATAATACAACTATTGTTGATGGTGGAGGAAAATCAGAAGCTATATCAGATAGAATCAGTCAAATTAAAGCTCAAATTGGTGAAACATCTTCATCTTATGATATTGAAAAAATGCAGGAAAGAATTGCTAAACTTTCAGGAGGAGTTGCAGTTATAAAAGTGGGAGCTGTAACAGAAACTGAAATGAAAGATAAAAAACTTAGAATAGAAGATGCTCTTAATGCAACAAAAGCAGCAGTTGAAGAAGGTATAGTTCCAGGTGGAGGAGTTGCATTTATAGAAATTTTAAAAGCAATGGAAAACTTTAAGCTTGAAGGAGAAGAAGGAATGGGAGTTGAAATAGTTAAAAAAGCTCTTATGAGTCCTTTAAAACAAATTGCTATAAATGCAGGACTTGATGGAGGAGTTGTTGCTGAAAAAGTTAAAAATCTTCCTGATGGATTTGGACTTGATGCTTCAAAAGAAGAATATGTTGATATGATGGCAGAAGGAATTATAGATCCTGCTAAAGTTACAAGATCAGCAATTCAAAATGCTGCATCTATTGCATCACTTATTCTTACAACAGAAGTTGTTGTTGCAGATAAAAAAGAACCTACTCAAGTTCCAGCAGGACACCCTGATATGATGATGTAA
- a CDS encoding co-chaperone GroES encodes MSIRPIGNRVLIKAIKTEEKTIGGIILTPSSSKVNPNVGEVIAVGNGEEVKVLKVGDHIIHSEYAGTKVKDNNEEYIIIDFDAVLGIIE; translated from the coding sequence ATGAGTATAAGACCGATAGGAAATAGAGTTTTAATAAAAGCTATTAAGACAGAAGAAAAAACAATAGGAGGAATAATTCTTACTCCCTCTTCTTCAAAAGTTAATCCAAATGTAGGAGAAGTTATTGCAGTGGGAAATGGAGAAGAAGTAAAAGTTTTAAAAGTAGGTGACCATATTATTCATTCAGAATATGCAGGAACAAAAGTAAAAGATAACAATGAAGAATATATTATAATAGATTTTGATGCTGTTCTTGGAATTATAGAATAA
- a CDS encoding M48 family metallopeptidase, whose product MQIKIIRKSVKNLILKIRPNGEIEITAPKRLNEIYIKNFLERKKLWIERKLKEISERKTKAISYETGEKIFYLGRECDFVLIKSDKNYVEKQEDKIILFTEHTENIKIKNELVNMWFREEGKKVFIPILEKYLAMTGKKINKVTIKTLKSNWGSCNYRKGYINLNSEMMKRDIKFIEYVILHEIAHLEHPNHSRDFYNYIEKFMPDWKIRKKL is encoded by the coding sequence ATGCAGATAAAAATAATAAGAAAATCTGTAAAAAATTTAATTTTAAAAATACGACCAAATGGAGAAATAGAAATAACAGCTCCGAAAAGATTAAATGAAATTTATATAAAAAATTTTCTTGAAAGAAAAAAATTATGGATTGAGAGGAAATTAAAAGAGATTTCAGAGAGAAAAACAAAAGCTATTTCATATGAAACAGGAGAAAAAATTTTTTATCTTGGAAGAGAATGTGATTTTGTTCTTATAAAAAGTGATAAAAATTATGTTGAAAAGCAGGAAGATAAAATAATACTTTTTACAGAACACACAGAAAATATTAAAATAAAAAATGAATTAGTGAATATGTGGTTCAGGGAAGAAGGGAAAAAAGTTTTTATTCCAATACTTGAAAAATATCTTGCTATGACAGGGAAGAAAATAAATAAGGTTACAATAAAAACTCTTAAAAGTAACTGGGGATCGTGTAATTATAGAAAAGGTTATATAAATCTTAATTCTGAAATGATGAAAAGAGATATAAAATTTATTGAGTATGTTATTCTTCATGAAATAGCACACCTAGAGCACCCAAATCACAGCAGAGATTTTTATAATTATATAGAAAAATTTATGCCTGATTGGAAAATAAGAAAGAAATTATAA
- a CDS encoding NUDIX hydrolase, whose protein sequence is MDEFKFLNPKKMKHPKNGMTLEYLDKQSAIAALIVSVDDKKGYLVKQFRPGLMGESLEVVAGLIDPGEVPIDTLYREVAEEAGYYKEDYDIIYEEKQALAISPGYTAEKLSCYILRLKNDDIKQKELDLDEGEDLTGKWYDLEEALELSCDFKTHFLIRLFQLIQKNR, encoded by the coding sequence ATGGATGAATTTAAGTTTTTAAATCCTAAAAAAATGAAACACCCTAAAAATGGAATGACTTTAGAATATTTAGATAAGCAGAGTGCTATAGCTGCTCTTATAGTATCAGTTGATGACAAAAAAGGATATTTAGTAAAACAATTTAGACCTGGACTAATGGGAGAATCTCTTGAAGTAGTTGCAGGGCTTATTGATCCAGGAGAAGTCCCAATAGATACTCTTTACAGAGAGGTAGCAGAGGAAGCTGGATACTATAAAGAAGATTACGATATTATATATGAAGAAAAACAAGCTCTTGCAATTTCTCCAGGATATACAGCTGAAAAACTTAGTTGTTATATATTAAGGTTAAAAAATGATGATATAAAACAAAAAGAACTTGATCTTGATGAAGGAGAAGATTTGACAGGAAAATGGTATGATTTAGAAGAAGCACTTGAGCTTTCTTGTGACTTCAAAACACATTTTCTTATCCGTCTCTTCCAATTAATTCAAAAAAACAGATAA
- a CDS encoding alanine racemase has product MAINSIKMYISEKNLIHNMEYLTSNFNKKVLAVVKSNAYGHDISLITKILFKHGYKQFAVARLVEAEKIISNPDTSSAEILIFESIGKEFLKSIKENTTFNMSINVYEELEEALSYGIPPERIQIKIDFGFGRNGISLEEIQKLKNFIEKNDLKFAGIYSHLFSVNYEEGLEIIEKFTEIVNFLGKERFNMIHLQNSAAVENFGSLDITTHIRTGMLIYGLQEEGFFDKNLRQVFSLEGKIAGIRNLENSRYVAYNLRSNLKTESCKYIAKIKIGYGDGFLKLNENTKCLIKNKEFNITLVTMDNSFIEVDSSIKEGDNIIFYPDVSLAQQLLNMNIYELLTILSPRIERVLIDKL; this is encoded by the coding sequence ATGGCAATTAATTCTATAAAAATGTATATTTCTGAAAAAAACCTTATTCACAACATGGAATACTTAACTTCAAACTTTAATAAAAAAGTTTTAGCAGTTGTAAAATCTAATGCTTATGGACATGATATTAGTCTTATAACTAAGATTCTTTTTAAACATGGATACAAACAGTTTGCTGTTGCCCGTCTTGTTGAAGCTGAAAAAATTATATCAAACCCAGATACATCATCTGCTGAAATTTTAATTTTTGAAAGTATTGGAAAAGAATTTTTAAAATCTATTAAAGAAAACACAACTTTTAATATGTCTATAAATGTTTATGAAGAACTTGAAGAAGCTCTTTCTTATGGAATTCCTCCTGAAAGAATTCAAATTAAAATTGATTTTGGATTTGGTAGAAATGGTATTTCTCTTGAAGAAATTCAAAAGCTTAAAAATTTTATAGAAAAAAATGATTTAAAATTTGCAGGAATTTATTCTCACCTTTTTTCTGTTAATTATGAGGAAGGTCTTGAAATCATAGAAAAATTTACTGAGATTGTTAATTTTCTTGGAAAAGAAAGATTTAATATGATTCATCTTCAAAATAGTGCTGCTGTAGAAAATTTTGGAAGTCTTGATATCACAACACACATAAGAACTGGTATGCTTATTTATGGTCTGCAGGAAGAAGGATTTTTTGATAAAAATTTAAGACAAGTCTTTTCTCTTGAAGGAAAAATTGCAGGAATAAGAAATCTTGAAAATTCAAGATATGTTGCTTACAACTTAAGATCAAATTTAAAAACAGAAAGCTGTAAATACATTGCAAAAATAAAAATAGGATATGGAGACGGCTTTTTAAAACTTAACGAAAATACTAAATGCCTTATTAAAAATAAAGAATTCAATATCACTCTTGTTACAATGGATAATAGTTTTATTGAAGTTGACAGCAGCATTAAAGAAGGAGATAACATAATCTTCTATCCTGATGTTTCTCTTGCTCAGCAGCTTCTTAATATGAATATATATGAACTTCTTACAATTCTTAGTCCAAGAATTGAGAGAGTTCTTATTGATAAATTATAA